A genomic segment from Diceros bicornis minor isolate mBicDic1 chromosome 5, mDicBic1.mat.cur, whole genome shotgun sequence encodes:
- the FOXA1 gene encoding hepatocyte nuclear factor 3-alpha: MLGTVKMEGHESSDWNSYYADTQEAYSSVPGSNMNSGLGSMNSMNTYMTMNTMTTSGNMTPASFNMSYANPGLGAGLSPGAVAGMPGGSAGAMNSMTAAGVAAMGTALSPGGMGAMGAQPAASMNGLGPYAAAMNPCMSPMAYAPSNLGRSRAAGGGDAKTFKRSYPHAKPPYSYISLITMAIQQAPSKMLTLSEIYQWIMDLFPYYRQNQQRWQNSIRHSLSFNDCFVKVARSPDKPGKGSYWTLHPDSGNMFENGCYLRRQKRFKCEKQPGAGGGGGGGAKGGPESRKDPSSAANPSADSPLHRGVHGKAGQLEGAPAPGPAASPQTLDHSGATATGGASELKTPASSAAPPISSGPGALVSVPPSHPAHGLAPHESQLHLKGDPHYSFNHPFSINNLMSSSEQQHKLDLKAYEQALQYSPYGAALPASLPLGSASVAARSPIEPSALEPAYYQGVYSRPVLNTS, translated from the exons ATGTTAGGGACTGTGAAGATGGAAGGGCATGAGAGCAGCGACTGGAACAGCTACTACGCGGACACGCAGGAG GCCTACTCCTCGGTGCCGGGCAGCAACATGAACTCGGGCCTGGGCTCCATGAACTCCATGAACACCTACATGACCATGAACACCATGACCACGAGCGGCAACATGACGCCAGCCTCGTTCAACATGTCCTACGCAAACCCGGGCCTGGGCGCCGGCCTGAGCCCGGGCGCCGTGGCCGGCATGCCGGGCGGCTCGGCGGGCGCCATGAACAGCATGACGGCGGCGGGCGTGGCGGCCATGGGGACGGCGCTGAGCCCGGGCGGCATGGGCGCCATGGGCGCGCAGCCGGCCGCCTCCATGAACGGCCTGGGCCCCTACGCGGCCGCCATGAACCCCTGCATGAGCCCCATGGCGTACGCGCCGTCCAACCTGGGCCGCAGCCGCGCTGCCGGCGGCGGCGACGCCAAGACCTTCAAGCGCAGCTACCCGCACGCCAAGCCGCCCTACTCGTACATCTCGCTCATCACCATGGCCATCCAGCAGGCGCCCAGCAAGATGCTGACGCTGAGCGAGATCTACCAGTGGATCATGGACCTCTTCCCCTACTACCGGCAGAACCAGCAGCGCTGGCAGAACTCCATCCGCCACTCGCTCTCCTTCAACGACTGCTTCGTCAAAGTGGCGCGCTCCCCGGACAAGCCGGGCAAGGGCTCCTACTGGACGCTGCACCCGGACTCCGGCAACATGTTCGAGAACGGCTGTTACTTGCGCCGCCAGAAGCGCTTCAAATGCGAGAAGCAGCCAGGggccgggggcggcggcggcggcggcgccaaGGGCGGCCCCGAGAGCCGCAAGGACCCCTCGAGCGCCGCCAACCCCAGCGCCGACTCGCCCCTCCACCGGGGCGTGCATGGTAAGGCCGGCCAGCTAGAGGGCGCGCCGGCCCCCGGGCCCGCCGCCAGCCCCCAGACTCTGGACCACAGCGGGGCGACGGCGACAGGGGGCGCCTCGGAGTTGAAGACTCCAGCATCCTCGGCTGCACCCCCGATCAGCTCCGGGCCCGGGGCGCTGGTATCTGTGCCCCCCTCCCACCCGGCGCATGGCCTGGCACCCCACGAGTCCCAGCTGCACCTGAAAGGGGACCCCCACTACTCCTTCAACCACCCCTTCTCCATCAACAACCTCATGTCCTCCTCGGAGCAGCAGCACAAGCTGGACTTGAAAGCCTACGAGCAGGCACTACAGTACTCGCCCTACGGCGCCGCCTTGCCCGCCAGCCTGCCGCTCGGCAGCGCCTCGGTGGCCGCCAGGAGCCCCATCGAGCCCTCCGCCCTGGAGCCGGCCTACTACCAAGGTGTGTATTCCAGACCCGTCCTAAATACTTCCTAG